The following coding sequences lie in one Spinacia oleracea cultivar Varoflay chromosome 1, BTI_SOV_V1, whole genome shotgun sequence genomic window:
- the LOC130471394 gene encoding putative F-box/LRR-repeat protein At3g18150 produces MKGVDRLSSLPDAILIIILSLLPINIAASTSVLSQRWRHLWTGVTRFEFNCQKYETLFNGDIIRQLTSPKLLDFNLVLEITANLREADIAEPWFREVRRRNVENIYFDVEVLYVPTCVFDSKYL; encoded by the exons ATGAAAGGAGTAGATCGGTTGAGTTCGCTTCCGGATGCCATCCTCATCAttattctctctcttctcccaATCAATATCGCCGCTTCCACCTCCGTCTTATCTCAACGATGGCGTCACCTCTGGACTGGAGTCACCCGCTTCGAATTCAACTGTCAAAAATACGAAACACTCTTTAATGGCGATATCATACGACAATTGACATCTCCAAAACTCCTCGATTTCAATCTTGTCTTGGAAATCACGGCAAATTTGCGTGAAGCTGATATTGCAGAACCATGGTTCCGCGAAGTTCGTCGCAGAAATGTGGAGAATATCTATTTCGACGTTGAAGTGCTTTATGTACCTACATGCGTGTTTGATTCCAAATATCTG TGA